ATGAAGAATTGCGAACACTGGTTCACCAGCACATCCAGGAAACATCCCGCAGAGAGGAGGGAGGAAAAATGGCACAGACAATGGCTGAATACCTGATCGAACAAGGTGAAAAACAAGGCGAAAAACGCGGTGAAAGACGTGGTGAAACGCGAGCAAAACGGGAGGATATTCTCAAGTTGCTACGCCTTCGATTTGATTCGGTTCCCGAATCCGTTACCAGCAGGATTACCTCAATACGGAGTCTTTCGCGACTGGATACGCTTTTTGATAGAGTGGCAACCGCGAAAACACTTGATGACATCGATTGGGAAAACTAAGGTTTAGAATGCTTGAACAATTCCTTCATGAACAACTTAATATTGCATTTGATTACGGGGTTCCCAAGCCCGAAATGCCCAGTAGCATTACGCAGAATCTTAATCCTGTATTTGAACTTCGGGACTACCAAAAAGAAGCATTTGCCAGTTTTATCCATTACTTTAACAACGACTTACCGAGTAAAGAAAAACCTGTCCATCTGTTGTTCAATATGGCAACCGGCAGCGGCAAAACCCTCATCATGGCAGGCTTGATCCTCTACCTCTATGAGAAAGGTCACCGCAACTTCCTCTTTTTCGTCAACTCTACCAATATCATCGAAAAGACAAAGGATAACTTCCTCAACCCGCGCGCCGCAAAATACCTTTTCAGCCAAGACATCCGTTTTGAAGGGAAACCGGTCAACGTGACGCAGGTAGACAATTTCGAGGGGGTCAACGAAAACGACATCAATATCTGTTTTACAACCATTCAGCAGCTGCACACCGATATGACATCGGAAAAAGAGAACGCTTTAACTTATGAAAATTTCGCTGAGCAGCAAATTGTGCTGTTAGCAGATGAAGCGCACCATATAAATGTCAGTACCAAGTCTCAACAAGGCATGGAACTGTTTGAAAGTTGGGAAAACACGGTAGAACGTATTTTTAAGTCTAATGATGCCAACCTATTACTGGAATTCACTGCCACCCACGATTACGAAACATCTACGATGGTAGAGAAGTATCGGAATAAAGTTATCAATCGTTACGATCTGATAAACTTTCGGAACGATAAATTTTCAAAAGAGGTTGTGCTTGTGCATTCCGATTTAGACCAGAACGCACGTATCTTGCAGGCACTCATTCTCAATCAGTACAAACAAGAGGTCGCGGCGAAAAACGGCATTAACCTGAAACCTGTCATTCTGTTCAAGGCACAAAGGACAATCGCACAATCGCAAGAAAACAAGGAAAACTTTCACAAACTGATTGATGGATTAACCGGTAACCAAATTCAGGGTATTCGGAAATCACATCTTGAGATTGTTCAACGGGCATTTGACTTCTTTGATGAAAATGGAATCAGTTCGGATCAGTTAGCGGAACGTCTGAAATCCGAATTTCAGGAAGCATACTGCCTTTCGGTTAACGACGAAGACGAAAAGAAGAACTACCAGATACAAGTAAATACGCTTGAAGACAAAAATAATCCGATCCGTGCTATCTTTGCCGTGCAGAAACTTAACGAAGGATGGAATGAGGAAAATGAAAATCCATTCTGGGATGCTCTCAACGCTGCATTAACGACCAAGTAGAAATCGACCTCACCATTTTCTCCAATCTTCATATCGGACACACAGCACCCGAATTCACCCCGCTGCTTATACACTGAGAACCCTTGTAGCATAGACTGTTAGTCTGTGCGTGTATAGAGCAGAGCGCAAACTAAAAGTGGACGCTACAAAAGAGAAAACTAAATGGTCCTGCTCCGTAAAAACTTTTTCTTGACAGAATATGCAGGAAGTGATACCATATTAAGAGTTATTTTTGTCAGAGATATATCAAAGATGGAGAACTTTCTGGCACATGCCAAAACGGAAAAGAAAGCCCAAGGACACTCCCGCTTCAGATGTAAGCGGAGAAGATATTGTCGTATTGCGTGAGACTGCACCTTTGCAACTACGCTATTACGGCGACCCGGTCCTTCGTAAAAGAGCCGAACCTGTTGCAGGGATCACGGAGGCAGAACGTCAACTCGCTGAACAGATGTTGATGACACTGTATGCTACAGGCAATGGTATCGGGCTTGCCGCAACACAGGTCGGTGTTTTGAAGCGGCTCATCATTGTTGACATCGGCGAAGAGGACGATGAAGAATATGAGCCTTTGGTACTATTTAACCCCGAACTACTGAGTTCTGACGGAGAAATCGTCGCCGAGGAGGGATGCCTGAGTATTCCTGATGTTACGGCTGATGTAAAACGCCCGGAGAGCATTGTTGTTGAAGGGGTTAACCTCCAGCGTGAAGCTATCTGTATTGAAGCCGATGGTTTATTGGCGCGTGTGCTGCAACATGAAATAGATCATCTCAACGGTGTGCTCTTTATTGACCGGATTAGCGGATTGAAACGTCGCTTACTAAGCGAGGAATTGACGAAAATCCAACAAGCTGAAAAACCCTATTAATATCGGAAATCTGTAGCCTATGCTACGGGCGAGGCAGTTGTTTATGTCAAAACAAGCACTTGAACCTATCTTACAAACAAAACTAAGCCAGCTCTATGAATGCTTGCACGCTTATGAGAAAGTCATCGTCGCTTTTTCCGGTGGTGTTGATAGCACATTTCTTGCCGAGGCAGCGCAACACGCATTGGGTGATAACGCGCTTGCTGTCACTGCCATCTCTGATTCTTATCCGATCCGGGAGATGAGAGCGGCACAGGAAATTGCTAAGCAGATCGGGATTCGCCTTGAGACTGTCAACACACAGGAATTAGACTTGGAAGGCTACGCAAGTAATCCGACCAACCGTTGCTTTTTCTGTAAGACGGAGTTGTTTGATAAGCTGCAGCCCATCGCAGAAAAATACAGTGTGGGAACTATTGTCTACGGCGCGATTCCAGATGATGTCGGTGACCATCGTCCCGGAATGGATGCCGCAAAGCAGATGGGTATCCAAGCACCTTTGATTGATGTCAACTTAACAAAGGCGGAGATTCGCGAGATTTCAAAGGCGTGGGAACTCCCAACATGGGATAAACCGGCGTTTGCCTGTCTCTCTTCGCGGTTTCCTTATGGTATGCGTATCACCCGTGAATTGCTGCGACAGGTGGATGCTGCCGAGCAATTTCTCTACGATTTAGGTATCCGTCAATTCCGCGTCCGTCATCACGGTGCGCTTGCACGAATTGAACTCGAAGCGCAAGAAATTTCGCGGATGCTTTCAAAAACCGTGCGGTGCGACATCAGTGCACACTTTAAAACACTCGGATATTCTCATATCACACTTGACTTGCAGGGGTATCGTTCCGGAAGCCTCAACGAGGGGGTTACAACTTCGTAATATCAGAAACCTGCAAGCGGTGGACTAACTAAAACATCGGAGGCACAGAAATGTACGACTTAGAAGGTGTTATAGCGGTTATAGTGGCATATCCGGTCCATATAATGAGTTTTGTGGGTTCTATTTTACTTCTTGGTCTTGTTTTACCAAGACGGAAGCGGGAGCGTAAGCAACCTCTGATTTCGACTGAACCTCTCTTTGAAAAGAAGGGGTTAACACAGAGCGAAAGAGCAATTCTAACAGGAAAAATTCGGGACAGTGGTACCGAAAGCCTGAAAAAAAGTTTTGCAGGCAAAGCAAATCCTGTTTACGTAACGTTAGTTATGATCGGTTTGATTTTAATCTTCTTTCTTGGAGTTTTTTTGGTGCTACCCAATCTGTAAAGAAAACCCATCGGATATTGACGCGCGGGGAATACTAATGTCGAATTGCTGAACGTGCCTCACCGGAGAATAGAGAAATGAACCCAGTTATTTCTAAAATCCTGGATATACTCGTTGGAGGCATTATCACCTTGGCATTCTTAGGTCTCCTTGCTGCAGGTATTGTTGGTTCTTTTTTATTATTTTTTTCCTTGTTGAAGAGACGCCCAAATCTACGTGAATTCCGTGCTACTGTGGACAGCGCAGTGCATGAAAAACAAGGATTGACAAAACACGAAAAATATATTTGGATGCAGAAGATTCAGAAATTTGGTAAAACAAATCTCAAGAAAATTTTGGTAAGTAAAGTCACCTCTAAATCTATGATACTCCCTACTATCATCCTGATTGCGCTGACTGTTTTGTTTTGGCTTTTAGCGGCAATGATGGGGTTTCGTGCCAGATAACCAAACCTAATAAAGATTTTATATGTCCAATCAACAAACACAACAACTTATCGGCGTAGAGACTTTCAGTTGGAAGAAATGGGATGCTTGTACACACTGCGGACTTTGTTTGCCAACCTGTCCAACCTATCGAGAATTAGGTTTAGAAACGGATTCACCAAGGGGTAGGCTCTACCTCATGGGGAGTGCTTTCAAAGATGAAGATGCCACCCCGCTCAGCGAAGAATGGTCAGAATATATCTATCGATGCTTGGACTGCCGTGCGTGTGAAACGGCTTGTCCTTCTGGTGTTCACTTTGGGGAACTCCTTGAGGAAGCGCGCGCCATCTATGAACAGAACGCACCCCGCTCAGCAGCTTACCGATTCTGGACAAACCTCGTCTTCAAACAAATTTTACCGAATAAGGAACGGTTGGACCTAATCTTTGAGGTAATGTGGCTCTATCAACGACTTGGCATCCGATGGCTCGTTCAGAAAACGGGCATCCTGAAACTGATGGGGCAACTCGGGCAGATGGAATCATTGCTCCCGAAAATCCCACCGCCTCGACTGAAGTATACGATACGTGACATCACACCCGCGGAAGGCGAAACCCGATATCGGGTCGGATTTATTCCGGGGTGCATCATGAATCAAGTCTTCACGGAGACGAACGTCGCGACAATTCGAGTCTTAGCGCAGAACGGATGCGAAGTTGTCACGCCACGACAGCAGACCTGTTGCGGCGCGTTACACCTTCACAACGGCGTGCGGGATGTCGCTTCATCTCTCGCCAAACAGAACATCGATGCCTTTGAAGAAGAGAATTTGGACGCTATCATCATCAATTCTGCTGGCTGTGGCGCGACGCTTAAGGAATACGAGGCACTCTTGGAAGCTGATTCGGCTTACGCAGAGAAAGCGGAAAACTTCAGCCATAAAATGCGCGACATCAGCGAGTTTTTAGCCGAAATTGAGATGATACCGCCGACAGGAGAAATCAAGAAACGTGTTACCTATGATGAACCGTGCCACCTTCTCTATGGACAAAGCGTGCAAGTGCAACCTCGCAAGGTGCTTCAAGCGATACCGGGGTTGGAGTTGATTGAGCTAACCGAATCCGAGTGGTGCTGTGGCAGCGCGGGAATCTATAACATCACACAACCTGAACTTTCACAAGAGATTTTGGAACGAAAAATGACGTACATCGCTGAAACCGATGCGGACATCGTCGCGACTGGAAATCCCGGTTGCTTGCTCCAGATTCAGCTCGGTATCCAGAAACATGGATTGTCTATGAAAGCGATGCATCCTGTGAATCTTTTAGATTACGCCTATCGTGGTATCGCCCCAGAGGATTTTTTGCCTGAGCAGTAGTTCAAGAAGTGTTCTATGTAAGAGAACGTCAATATAAGTTGTTTTCAGAGGAATAGTTGTCAGTTCGCCTACTGCGTAGGCTTTCAGTTTTCAGTTTTCAGTGACAAGAGATGCTGTGGCAGCCACAAAAAACTCTCTTAACTGATAACTGACAACTGATAACTGACAACTGATAAAAGAATGTTTTTATCAGATAAAGATATTGTCCAATATATGAAGGACGGGAAAATCACAATCTCCCCCGCACCCGATTTAAAGACACAACTTGGGAGCTGCTCTATTGATTTCAGACTGAGCAACACCTTTCGGGTGTTCGAGCATAGCAAGTATCCATATATTGATTTGGGAGCAGAGATTGATACCGCCGACTTGATGCGGCGGGTTGATGTTCCTGATGGTGATGCCTTCACGATGCAACCTGGTGAATTTGTCTTGGCGGCAACGCAGGAGACGCTTGAATTGGCAGATGACGTGATGGCGCGTCTTGAAGGCAGGAGTAGTTTAGGGAGACTCGGCATTATAGTTCACAGTACTGCGGGACTCTTTGACCCCGGTTGGATTGGGATCCCCACGCTGGAGTTAGGGAATCTTGGTCGTATGCCTGTTAAATTGTACCCTGGCATGCGAATCTGTGCGTTTACTTTCGCACAGCTCTCTTCACCGGCACGTGTGCCGTATCAACTCAAACCGGCGAACAAATATGCTGGGCAGAACGGTCCTGAGACAAGCCGATTCGCCAAAGACGTTGAATTTTCAGAGGAGTGATCTCAACGTCGCGATTTTTAATGTAGCGAGGTCACCTCGCCCGCACGGGTTGGGTGACCCAACCCCTACTATGCGCAAAAAACGTGCAATGCTATGCCTAATAATTTAGCAAGGACTTATAGTTTTTAATGTAGGGCGTGGACAAAATATCGTTGCAGCGGGTCGTTTCACGCCGGAAATCCGCTGTAACTCATGATTTTACACGAGAATTTGTCTGTTTTTCGTTAAATTAATGCCATCCTGTGTTCAATCACTGTTGATTGGCATAACTTTTGCTTACTTATTCAGTAAGACACTCGTCAAGTGGTATGAGTTGCGCATTCAGTTGACGAATCAAGGACATTTTTCTGAATTATCGAAACGGGATTTTAGGGAACTCTCCAGGTTTCATGCCTTAGTTTTCCTATGCCGTTTCATCGGATTGTAATCTCGGTCCTTGGATCGAGGAAGTTTTGAGTTTTGATAGCAAGTTTCGGCTTACAAGTTACGCCGAAAAAGTTTCGGTTTTCAAGTTGCGCCGAAATTAGGAGGATATGTAATGACACCAAGTGAGGTGGTTGCACTTGCAAAAGAACATGATGTAAAGATAGTCGACCTCAAATTCATGGATCTGCCGGGGATGTGGCAACACTTTTCCCTTATGGCAGGCGAGTTGACCGAAGACCTGTTTGAAGAGGGTTGTGGTTTTGACGGCTCAAGTATCCGTGGTTTCCAGGCAATTAACGAGAGCGACATGTTGCTCTTTCCCGATCCAACGACCGCTCTCATTGACCCGGTCTGCAAAGTGCCGACGCTAAGTATCACATGTAACATCAAAGATCCGATCACGTTGGAGAATTACACGCGTGATGTACGGCATATCGCACAGAAAGCAGAGGCGTATCTCCAATCCACTGGTATTGCGGATACAAGTTACTGGGGACCTGAGGCAGAATTCTATCTTCTGAACGACATCCGCTACGGACAAGATCAGCATTCTGGTTTTTATTCTGTCGATTCTGTTGAGGGAAGTTGGAATTCGGGGCGCGAAGAGAATCCGAACCTTGGTTACAAACCGCGTTACAAAGAAGGGTATTTCCCGGTACCGCCTTCCGATACACTCCAAGACCTCCGCTCCGAGATCTGTCTCAAGCTGATAGAGTCTGGTGTTGATGTAGAGGTTCACCACCACGAAGTGGGAACCGCGGGTCAAGGCGAAATTGACATCCGCTTTGGTGAACTAACCGAGACTGGCGATAAGATTGCGCTGTATAAGTACATCATCAAAAATGTGGCGCGCGCAAATAACTTGGTTGCTACCTTCATGCCGAAACCGCTCTTCCAAGACAACGGTTCTGGGATGCATGTCCACCAAAGTCTCTGGAAAGATGGCAAGAACGTCTTCTACGATCCACAGGGATATTCGCTTTTGAGTGAGGACGCGCTCTATTACATCGGCGGCTTGCTTACGCATGCCCGTTCGCTCTGTGCAATCATTGCTCCGACAACCAACTCTTACAAGCGGTTGGTCCCTGGCTATGAAGCCCCGGTCAACATCGCCTACTCGCAGCGGAACCGTAGCGCGTGTGTCCGTATTCCAGTCTACTCGAAGAGTGAAAAGGCGAAACGGGTCGAATTCCGTACACCGGATCCGTCTTGTAATCCTTACCTTGCTTTCAGTGCCCTGCTCATGGCAGGGCTTGATGGCATACAGAACCGCATCCATCCGGGTGACCCGTTGGACAAAGACCTCTACGATCTCGAGCCGGAAGAACTTGCCGACATTGAATCTACGCCGGTATCCCTTGGCGACTCCCTCGATGCGTTAGAAGAGGACCACGAATATCTCCTCAAGGGTGATGTGTTCACCCAAGATGTCTTGGATGTCTGGATTGATTACAAACGTGAGAATGAGGTCGATGCGATCAACATGCGGCCGCATCCGTATGAATTCTTCCTCTATCACGATATTTAGGTCGTGTGAACGAGGTTTTGAAAGACGCTCTATAGGGCGGATCCTGGCATCCGCCCACCGTATTTGTACTTGTAAAGCACCTTGAGGGCGCAGATTGTAAGCCCTGATTGAGAAGTGGTTATCAGTTATCAGTTAAGAGACCTCTTGTGGCAGGCCAGTTAACTGTCTCCTCCACAACAACCCTCTTTAACTGACGACTGATGACTTTAACCATCAACTCGCTTTCGCTATAAATGTTAATGCACGAATTGATGGTTAAAACTGAGAACTATTCATTTTTAGCAAGGAGAATCGCATGAAAAAGCTAGAATGTATTATCCGACCCTTCAAATTGGAGGAGGTCAAAGAGGCACTCAGCAGTGTAGGTGTTCGGGGCATGACAGTCAGCGAAGTTCGTGGGTTCGGACGTAGCCGTGGGCATACTGAGTTGTACCGCGGCAGCGAATACACGATTGAATTTGTCCCGAAGTTAAAAATCGAAATTGTTGTCGCTGAAGAGAATGTTGACAAGGTTATTGAAGCCGTTCAGCAGGCTGCTTCGACTGGTAAGATCGGCGATGGCAAAATCTTTGTACTGCCTATTGATGAAACCATTCGTATCCGTACAGGTGAAAGAGGCCCTGCCGCTGTTTAACTTTCTATTCTATTTTCTCTCTCAGAGGCGGGTCCTGCGCCCGCCTCTTTATTCCAACAGCGAAGCAACGAGTGCCTCCATCTTTGGTACTGTCCCAACATCCGGTAAGGACGACATCGCAGCCCATGTTTCGTATCCGCCCTCTTGTGTCAGTGCTTTGTCCGTACAGATATAGCCGATATATCCATTTGCTAAACTGACGAGAAACGTTGGATTCGCAGTGGACTCCGATTTGATATTCATTCCCGTCTCAACGAAAACCTCTCCGGGCAACGCCACAATCGCCGCTTCCCCCAGACGAATCACTTGAATTGGTGCAGTCATCTGCGATGGTAACCTCGCTAAGCGTTTGCATTCACGTGCGTAGACATCAACCAAAGCTGTTGGTATCGGCTGCCCAACGACCCAACTAAACGGACCCGTTTCGTAGGCATCGTCCGTTACTTGTGGCAGGGACAGTAAATGTTCAGCAACTTCAAGGTCTTCAGCCGTAATCCGTTTGGGTTGGTACGTCAGCGTGGTAAGGTTTCCGCTGAGGTCAAGTGTGTCGTGCATCTCCATGAACTGCATCTCAGTGATAAAATGCCCAGCAAGAACATTTGCCATTTTCACTGCTTGTCGATGTCCGCTCGCTGTCCATTTCGTTTGCCCACTGAAGTCGATATTGTTAATCTGTCCCGATGCTGCGTTCCAAAGAAGCGAGATACATGTATCACCCAAATAGTGTTGCATGAGTCGGTCAAAGTGCCCAAAATAGTCAGCGGAGAGGGCACTGCCGTTATCCGTGCCGATGTAGTGGAGCGAAAAGTTAGCAACAGCCGAAAGCGGTGTGCCATCATCAGTTTCAACGAACATCATCGCTAACTCCGGATCGATTGTGCCGGTCGGTTCCACAAGTTCTGGGTTTTCGACACCGGGATTCATGCGGACGGTGCCATCTTTCATGTGCCATCGCCGATTGAAAGTGATACGCTCTTCATTGACACTCGCAAACCCTACACGTGCTGGCTGGAGTCGCCACACCGCGAGTTCAACGGCATCGGCGATTTTCAGGGGTACCCACGCTGTATAATCGGTGTCTTCGTCAACACCGAGCAGATCCGCAATTGCAACAGCCGTATGTGTATGCGTGGCATTCACCATAACGTGTGCTGCAGGAATACCGCACCGCTCAACAATACGTGTTTTCGCTGCGTTTGCGACCTTCTCTGGTATCGCAATAAGGTCGCAGGTGACGATTGCGATACGTGTTTCACCGTTATCGATAACGAGTGCCTTGGCAAAGAGTTCGTCGTCGATATTTTCAGCGTATCTCGGTCGGAAACCACCGGGCATTCTTGTGCCGAGTGGTGCCGTAATATTTACGCTCGCGCTTCCTGCTTTAAGAGTTGTTGCCATCGTCGAGTCTCCTTAATGGGTAATTTGTGAAGAAGTGAAGCATATCTCAGTAGGTTTGTAGGTTGGGTTGAACGAAGAGAAACCCAACACGCGCTTGAAAATAAGTGTTGACTGACTCGATTCACTATAACTTTAGACTGGGCAGCCCAGTGGTCCAGTGTTGCTATCTATTTTATGGTTTGTGGAAATTGTTAGAAAAGGTCCCGTGTTGTCGGGTTTAAGTAGGTGAAAGCAAAACGAAATCTGCGGCATAGGCGAAGCAAGCGCGAAT
The window above is part of the Candidatus Poribacteria bacterium genome. Proteins encoded here:
- the larE gene encoding ATP-dependent sacrificial sulfur transferase LarE, with amino-acid sequence MSKQALEPILQTKLSQLYECLHAYEKVIVAFSGGVDSTFLAEAAQHALGDNALAVTAISDSYPIREMRAAQEIAKQIGIRLETVNTQELDLEGYASNPTNRCFFCKTELFDKLQPIAEKYSVGTIVYGAIPDDVGDHRPGMDAAKQMGIQAPLIDVNLTKAEIREISKAWELPTWDKPAFACLSSRFPYGMRITRELLRQVDAAEQFLYDLGIRQFRVRHHGALARIELEAQEISRMLSKTVRCDISAHFKTLGYSHITLDLQGYRSGSLNEGVTTS
- the glnA gene encoding type I glutamate--ammonia ligase, yielding MTPSEVVALAKEHDVKIVDLKFMDLPGMWQHFSLMAGELTEDLFEEGCGFDGSSIRGFQAINESDMLLFPDPTTALIDPVCKVPTLSITCNIKDPITLENYTRDVRHIAQKAEAYLQSTGIADTSYWGPEAEFYLLNDIRYGQDQHSGFYSVDSVEGSWNSGREENPNLGYKPRYKEGYFPVPPSDTLQDLRSEICLKLIESGVDVEVHHHEVGTAGQGEIDIRFGELTETGDKIALYKYIIKNVARANNLVATFMPKPLFQDNGSGMHVHQSLWKDGKNVFYDPQGYSLLSEDALYYIGGLLTHARSLCAIIAPTTNSYKRLVPGYEAPVNIAYSQRNRSACVRIPVYSKSEKAKRVEFRTPDPSCNPYLAFSALLMAGLDGIQNRIHPGDPLDKDLYDLEPEELADIESTPVSLGDSLDALEEDHEYLLKGDVFTQDVLDVWIDYKRENEVDAINMRPHPYEFFLYHDI
- a CDS encoding (Fe-S)-binding protein, which gives rise to MSNQQTQQLIGVETFSWKKWDACTHCGLCLPTCPTYRELGLETDSPRGRLYLMGSAFKDEDATPLSEEWSEYIYRCLDCRACETACPSGVHFGELLEEARAIYEQNAPRSAAYRFWTNLVFKQILPNKERLDLIFEVMWLYQRLGIRWLVQKTGILKLMGQLGQMESLLPKIPPPRLKYTIRDITPAEGETRYRVGFIPGCIMNQVFTETNVATIRVLAQNGCEVVTPRQQTCCGALHLHNGVRDVASSLAKQNIDAFEEENLDAIIINSAGCGATLKEYEALLEADSAYAEKAENFSHKMRDISEFLAEIEMIPPTGEIKKRVTYDEPCHLLYGQSVQVQPRKVLQAIPGLELIELTESEWCCGSAGIYNITQPELSQEILERKMTYIAETDADIVATGNPGCLLQIQLGIQKHGLSMKAMHPVNLLDYAYRGIAPEDFLPEQ
- a CDS encoding DEAD/DEAH box helicase family protein, whose product is MLEQFLHEQLNIAFDYGVPKPEMPSSITQNLNPVFELRDYQKEAFASFIHYFNNDLPSKEKPVHLLFNMATGSGKTLIMAGLILYLYEKGHRNFLFFVNSTNIIEKTKDNFLNPRAAKYLFSQDIRFEGKPVNVTQVDNFEGVNENDINICFTTIQQLHTDMTSEKENALTYENFAEQQIVLLADEAHHINVSTKSQQGMELFESWENTVERIFKSNDANLLLEFTATHDYETSTMVEKYRNKVINRYDLINFRNDKFSKEVVLVHSDLDQNARILQALILNQYKQEVAAKNGINLKPVILFKAQRTIAQSQENKENFHKLIDGLTGNQIQGIRKSHLEIVQRAFDFFDENGISSDQLAERLKSEFQEAYCLSVNDEDEKKNYQIQVNTLEDKNNPIRAIFAVQKLNEGWNEENENPFWDALNAALTTK
- the dcd gene encoding dCTP deaminase — translated: MFLSDKDIVQYMKDGKITISPAPDLKTQLGSCSIDFRLSNTFRVFEHSKYPYIDLGAEIDTADLMRRVDVPDGDAFTMQPGEFVLAATQETLELADDVMARLEGRSSLGRLGIIVHSTAGLFDPGWIGIPTLELGNLGRMPVKLYPGMRICAFTFAQLSSPARVPYQLKPANKYAGQNGPETSRFAKDVEFSEE
- the def gene encoding peptide deformylase, coding for MPKRKRKPKDTPASDVSGEDIVVLRETAPLQLRYYGDPVLRKRAEPVAGITEAERQLAEQMLMTLYATGNGIGLAATQVGVLKRLIIVDIGEEDDEEYEPLVLFNPELLSSDGEIVAEEGCLSIPDVTADVKRPESIVVEGVNLQREAICIEADGLLARVLQHEIDHLNGVLFIDRISGLKRRLLSEELTKIQQAEKPY
- a CDS encoding P-II family nitrogen regulator, yielding MKKLECIIRPFKLEEVKEALSSVGVRGMTVSEVRGFGRSRGHTELYRGSEYTIEFVPKLKIEIVVAEENVDKVIEAVQQAASTGKIGDGKIFVLPIDETIRIRTGERGPAAV